The Proteiniphilum propionicum genome contains the following window.
TGTCAGCTTCACGCACTTCGTCAAGCGTCGATTTAAACGATTCTATAAGGTGAGTGGGCAGTTTGCGTATAAATCCGACAGTGTCGGTAAGCAGAAACGGCAGGTTTTGCACTGTAACCTTTCGTACAGTGGTATCAAGAGTTGCGAATAGTTTGTTCTCAGCAAAAACCTCACTCTTGCTTAGAAGGTTCATCAGGGTCGATTTTCCTACGTTTGTGTAGCCTACCAGGGCTACACGTACCAGTTTACCCCGGTTCTTTCGTTGTACGGACTTCTGTTTGTCGATATCTTTCAGTTCCTGTTTCAAACGGGTAATCTTGTCGAGAATGATTCGTCGGTCGGTCTCCAGCTGTGTCTCACCCGGCCCGCGCATAATGGTCCCCCCGCCTCCCCTCTGCCTCTCAAGGTGAGTCCACATTCGGGTGAGCCTGGGAAGCAGGTACTGGTATTGTGCCAGCTCAACCTGTGCTTTGGCGTGGGCTGTCTTTGCACGCATCGCGAAAATATCAAGAATAAGGCTTGTACGATCCATAATGCGTACCTGAAGCTCCCCCTCAATATTACGGAGCTGCCTGGCAGACAACTCATCATCAAATATCACAACGCCAACTTCATTCTCTTTGTCTTTCACGTAGTCCTCAATCTCCAGGAGCTTTCCCTTGCCCACAAATGTAGTGGAGTTGGGTATATCCATACGCTGGACAAAGCGTTTCCCCGGTGCAAGTCCTGCCGTCTCGGCAAGGAATGCCAGCTCATTCAGGTACTCGTTCACCTTTTCTTCGTTCTGCTCGGGTGTGATGAGCCCGACCAGAACGGCGGTTTCATTTTTAATCTCGTTGACAATAAAGTCTTTCATATAATTGGTCTATTTTTCAAAACCAGAATCCTATTCCGGCGGTAAAAACAGCCTGCGAATAATTTTGAATGAACTGGTATTTCAATTCAAAATTTGCCCTGATCTTGTAGCCTATGTCATGTTGGAACCCACCTCCAAGGTTAATACCTATACGGTGATCACTCCGGCCCTCTGTGAGGATATCTCCTTTTATTGTTGCTTCGTGTTTCCAATTTGAAAAGTGTACGCCTGTTACCGGGTAGAGTGATGACGAGAGAGAAATAGGAATAATGAAATGGGCATCGGTATCTATCATCCACATGCTTTCACCTTTTCGCTCAAGAAAATGGGTAAATGAGGGTGCAAACCGTATATTGTTGGCATAATAGTAGTGAATATGAACCCCGCTTCCGGGGCTGTTTATTCCCGATCCGTAACCCACATGGGCGCCTGTGCCAATGGTACCATCGAATTGTGCAGCTGCTTTAGAAAGGGGCAATAGCAGAAAAACTGAGAGTAAGGAGGCGATTTTTTTCATATTCTATTGTTTTTTATACTAAGCGGATTAAGGGGCAGAAACTGTTGAGTAAAACTTTTATATCCGGTCAGTGTGTTACTGCCGCAAAGTTAGTAAAACGGGGCGAAAAATCAAACAGATCAGATAATCATACCGCTGCCCAGGCATAAACGGCACTCTTTGTCATACACAACGCCAAACTGTCCTGCAGCTATCCCCTGTATGGGTTTATCGGAGTAAATACGGTACATATCGCCTATTTTGGAAATCTTTCCACTGGTGAATTCTGGTGTATGCCTTATTTTGAACGTTATCTCTTTCTCGTCATCGAAGTCGCCCCACACATCTCCGGTAATAAAATCAAAGCCCTGAAGATTGATAACTTCTCCGTATTGATGTTTAGTATCGTATCCTTTTGAAACATATACTATATTCCTGTCTACATCTTTTTTTATCACGAACCAGGGGCCACCACTCAATCCAAGCCCTTTGCGCTGGCCGATGGTGTGGAACCAGAACCCCTGATGTTTTCCCAGTATATTGCCAGTTTCAAGCTCAACTATAAGCCCTTCCTTACGCCCCAGATATCGTTCAATAAAATCGTTATAATTTACTTTCCCTAGGAAGCATATTCCCTGGCTGTCTTTGCGTTGCGCCGATGGCAGTTTCTGCTTTGCAGCAATTGCCCGTACTTCCGATTTAAGCAGGTTGCCAATGGGGAACATCAGCCTGGATATCTGTACATAGTTTATCTGTCCCAGGAAATATGTTTGGTCCTTAACGCGGTCTTTCGCCGTAGAGAGCCAGGTCAGGCCCTCTTGTTCTGTTGTTGTTGCATAATGGCCGGTGGCAATCTTGTCGAAACAGTGTCCCCATTTTTGTTCAAATATTCCGAACTTTATCAGCTTGTTGCACATCATATCGGGATTGGGAGTAAGGCCTCGTTTGACTGACTCAATTGTGTATCGGACTACGCTGTCCCAATATTCCTTGTGTAACGATACAACCTCGAAATTGCAGCCATATTTAGCAGCAATGTATGACACTATCTCTATATCTTCCTCCGAAGGACAATCAATATAGCCGTCTTTGTCTTCCATCCCTATTTTTATGTAATAAATTGTCGGATCGTAGCCCATCTCTTTCAACTGATGCACCACAACCGAACTGTCTACTCCGCCTGAAACTAAAGCTGCTATCTTCATTTTTATTGAAATTGATTTGCAAAGTTACGAATAAGAATTGAATAGCAGAAAATAGGTTATTTAATGTTT
Protein-coding sequences here:
- the hflX gene encoding GTPase HflX, yielding MKDFIVNEIKNETAVLVGLITPEQNEEKVNEYLNELAFLAETAGLAPGKRFVQRMDIPNSTTFVGKGKLLEIEDYVKDKENEVGVVIFDDELSARQLRNIEGELQVRIMDRTSLILDIFAMRAKTAHAKAQVELAQYQYLLPRLTRMWTHLERQRGGGGTIMRGPGETQLETDRRIILDKITRLKQELKDIDKQKSVQRKNRGKLVRVALVGYTNVGKSTLMNLLSKSEVFAENKLFATLDTTVRKVTVQNLPFLLTDTVGFIRKLPTHLIESFKSTLDEVREADILMHVVDISHPAFEEQINVVEKTLYEIDDTEKPSILVFNKIDAFTHVVKDEDDLTPKKRENYTLEELKQTWLSKIKENCIFISAKEKENIEVLKQLIYDKVKEIHIQRFPYNDFLYQIFEEE
- the mnmA gene encoding tRNA 2-thiouridine(34) synthase MnmA gives rise to the protein MKIAALVSGGVDSSVVVHQLKEMGYDPTIYYIKIGMEDKDGYIDCPSEEDIEIVSYIAAKYGCNFEVVSLHKEYWDSVVRYTIESVKRGLTPNPDMMCNKLIKFGIFEQKWGHCFDKIATGHYATTTEQEGLTWLSTAKDRVKDQTYFLGQINYVQISRLMFPIGNLLKSEVRAIAAKQKLPSAQRKDSQGICFLGKVNYNDFIERYLGRKEGLIVELETGNILGKHQGFWFHTIGQRKGLGLSGGPWFVIKKDVDRNIVYVSKGYDTKHQYGEVINLQGFDFITGDVWGDFDDEKEITFKIRHTPEFTSGKISKIGDMYRIYSDKPIQGIAAGQFGVVYDKECRLCLGSGMII